The following are encoded in a window of bacterium SCSIO 12643 genomic DNA:
- a CDS encoding translation initiation factor produces the protein MAKKKKRVDVVYSTNPDYGYSYDEDEEMETLAPEEQTLRVLIDRKQRKGKSVTIVEGFIGSSEDLKDLGKALKSKCGVGGSVKDGEIIIQGEVRDKVMELLKKDGYNVKRVGG, from the coding sequence ATGGCGAAAAAGAAAAAAAGAGTAGACGTTGTGTATTCAACAAATCCGGATTATGGATATTCATACGATGAAGATGAAGAAATGGAAACCCTTGCTCCTGAAGAGCAAACTTTACGTGTATTAATTGATCGTAAGCAGAGAAAGGGAAAGTCCGTAACGATAGTCGAAGGCTTTATTGGTTCTTCCGAAGATTTGAAAGATTTGGGAAAAGCATTAAAATCTAAATGTGGAGTAGGAGGTTCTGTAAAAGACGGAGAAATAATTATTCAGGGCGAGGTGAGAGATAAGGTGATGGAATTACTCAAAAAAGATGGTTATAACGTGAAACGCGTTGGAGGATAA
- the kdsB gene encoding 3-deoxy-manno-octulosonate cytidylyltransferase — MNTLGIIPARFGSTRLEGKPLADIEGKTMIQRVYEQASKAMDDVYVATDDQRIEQAVLDFGGQVVMTSPHHTTGTNRCLEAYQIIKTLSDKNFDVVINVQGDEPLLVPEQLNELISCFEDSRSEIATLITPVLRMDDLFNESEVFVVFNKEQFALYFSRAVIPHIHGTHKTKWMDHNTYYKHLGLYGYTPKALEQFARLPQTNLELTESLEQNRWIENGGNIKLAITQYDSIPVDTIDDLERVRKIVRERQK, encoded by the coding sequence ATGAATACGTTAGGAATTATACCAGCTCGATTTGGTTCAACAAGATTAGAAGGCAAACCTTTGGCGGACATTGAAGGAAAAACAATGATCCAACGTGTTTATGAACAAGCTTCTAAAGCTATGGACGATGTGTATGTGGCTACGGATGATCAACGTATTGAACAAGCTGTTCTTGATTTTGGTGGTCAGGTGGTGATGACATCTCCACATCATACTACAGGGACTAATCGCTGTTTAGAAGCTTATCAAATTATTAAAACTCTATCTGACAAGAACTTTGATGTAGTTATTAATGTACAAGGAGATGAACCCTTATTGGTGCCAGAGCAATTAAACGAGTTGATTTCTTGTTTCGAGGATTCTAGATCAGAAATCGCTACATTGATCACTCCGGTTTTAAGAATGGATGATCTTTTCAATGAAAGCGAAGTCTTTGTGGTCTTTAATAAAGAGCAATTCGCTCTTTACTTTAGTCGCGCTGTTATTCCTCATATTCATGGGACGCACAAGACTAAATGGATGGATCATAATACCTACTACAAACATTTAGGGCTTTATGGATATACACCTAAAGCCTTAGAGCAATTTGCTCGACTTCCACAAACCAATTTAGAACTTACGGAAAGTTTGGAACAAAACAGATGGATCGAAAATGGTGGTAATATTAAATTGGCCATCACCCAATACGATAGTATTCCTGTGGATACTATTGATGACCTGGAAAGAGTTCGTAAAATTGTCAGAGAAAGGCAAAAGTAA